A genome region from Chromatiales bacterium includes the following:
- a CDS encoding lactate utilization protein, with protein MTNGFAERAERALSDAPLQAALRKSRSGFVDKRRRAFTDYDHFDTLRDEATRIRAHALAHLPKLLEQFETNVEKHAGQVHWARNGAEANEIIVRLCLAAGARKVAKGKSMASEETDLNRALEAMHLEVIETDLGEYILQLARERPSHIIAPAVHKSRADIEKLFDEHHGPRARETIADLVDEARERLREQFLGADVGITGANWLIAETGSVGLVTNEGNGDLSATLPKVHIVLAGIEKVCATRADAATLMRVLARSATGQPLTAYTTLHTGAKRAGDPDGPANFHVVLLDNGRSQTIGGAFHDMLRCIRCGACLNHCPVYTAVGGHAYGDVYPGPMGSVLTPLLRGLPAGHDLVQACTLNGRCEVVCPASIPLPTLLRELRERRHEAGLETRLERTSLRAWAWLAKRPRWYRRLTGLDVRIGHWLQGRGWIPDFLVRRWTRLRTLPPLPRRSFFNRRRAKP; from the coding sequence ATGACCAACGGGTTTGCCGAACGCGCCGAGCGTGCACTGAGCGATGCGCCGTTGCAGGCGGCGCTGCGCAAGTCGCGCTCTGGCTTTGTCGACAAGCGCCGCAGGGCATTCACCGACTACGACCATTTCGACACTCTGCGCGATGAGGCAACGCGCATCCGCGCCCATGCGCTGGCGCACCTGCCCAAGCTGCTCGAACAGTTCGAGACGAACGTCGAAAAACACGCCGGCCAGGTGCACTGGGCGCGCAACGGCGCCGAGGCGAACGAAATCATCGTGCGACTGTGCCTCGCCGCCGGTGCACGCAAGGTCGCCAAGGGCAAGTCCATGGCGAGCGAGGAGACCGACCTCAATCGCGCACTGGAGGCCATGCATCTCGAAGTCATCGAGACCGACCTCGGCGAGTACATCCTGCAACTGGCGCGCGAGCGCCCCTCGCACATCATCGCGCCGGCCGTGCACAAGAGCCGCGCGGACATCGAAAAGCTGTTCGACGAACACCACGGCCCGCGCGCGCGCGAGACGATCGCCGACCTCGTCGATGAGGCGCGCGAACGGCTGCGCGAACAGTTCCTGGGCGCGGACGTCGGCATCACCGGAGCGAACTGGCTGATCGCGGAAACCGGCTCGGTCGGGCTCGTGACCAACGAGGGCAACGGCGATCTCAGCGCAACACTTCCGAAGGTCCACATCGTGCTGGCCGGCATCGAGAAGGTCTGCGCAACCCGGGCGGATGCGGCCACGCTGATGCGGGTGCTCGCGCGCAGCGCGACCGGACAGCCACTGACGGCGTATACGACCCTGCACACCGGCGCGAAACGCGCGGGCGATCCGGATGGCCCGGCAAACTTCCACGTCGTGCTGCTCGACAACGGCCGTTCGCAGACCATTGGCGGCGCGTTCCACGACATGCTGCGCTGCATCCGTTGCGGTGCCTGTCTGAATCACTGCCCGGTGTATACCGCGGTCGGCGGTCATGCCTACGGGGATGTCTATCCGGGGCCGATGGGGTCGGTGCTTACACCGCTGCTGCGCGGCCTGCCGGCCGGCCACGATCTGGTACAGGCCTGTACGCTGAACGGGCGCTGCGAGGTCGTCTGCCCGGCGTCCATCCCGCTGCCAACCCTGCTGCGCGAACTGCGCGAACGCCGCCACGAGGCCGGCCTGGAGACCCGTCTGGAACGTACATCGCTGCGCGCCTGGGCGTGGCTCGCAAAACGCCCGCGCTGGTACCGGCGACTGACCGGCTTGGACGTCAGGATCGGTCACTGGCTGCAGGGGCGCGGCTGGATTCCGGACTTTTTGGTGCGGCGCTGGACCCGCTTGCGCACCCTGCCCCCGCTGCCGCGGCGAAGCTTCTTCAACCGCCGCCGGGCAAAGCCTTGA
- a CDS encoding (Fe-S)-binding protein, whose product MARPMRAALFVTCLAEYVRPSIADASLKLLRDAGIEADTPEPQICCGQPAYNHGHRASAKAIARQLIDTFREYDRVIVPSGSCAGMLIQHYPKLLADDKRIAAPARELAAKTVELTSFLASLESFEIDAELNAVAAYHDSCSSFRELGIHDAPRRLLAQVRGLKLASLADHEACCGFGGSFIVEFPELSARIADDKLDDVGHTGAEVLIGGDLGCLLNLGGRIGKRGLPVRVFHIAEVLAGMTEDLDSLSSVIPTDR is encoded by the coding sequence ATGGCCCGACCGATGCGCGCTGCGCTGTTTGTCACCTGCCTGGCGGAATACGTTCGCCCGTCCATCGCCGACGCGAGCCTGAAGCTCCTGCGTGACGCGGGCATCGAAGCCGACACGCCCGAGCCACAGATCTGCTGCGGCCAACCCGCCTACAACCACGGCCACCGGGCAAGCGCGAAGGCGATTGCGCGCCAGCTGATCGACACCTTCCGGGAATACGATCGGGTGATCGTGCCGTCGGGTTCCTGCGCAGGCATGCTGATCCAGCACTACCCGAAGCTTCTGGCCGATGACAAACGCATTGCTGCGCCGGCACGCGAACTCGCCGCGAAAACCGTCGAGCTCACGAGCTTTCTGGCGTCGCTCGAGTCATTCGAGATCGACGCCGAACTGAATGCGGTTGCGGCCTATCACGACAGCTGCTCGAGCTTTCGCGAACTCGGCATCCACGACGCGCCACGCAGGCTGCTTGCGCAGGTGCGCGGACTGAAACTCGCAAGCCTCGCCGACCACGAGGCCTGCTGCGGATTCGGCGGCAGTTTCATCGTCGAGTTTCCGGAACTGTCCGCGCGCATCGCCGACGACAAGCTTGACGATGTCGGCCACACCGGCGCGGAGGTGCTGATCGGCGGCGATCTCGGCTGCCTGCTGAACCTCGGCGGACGCATCGGCAAACGCGGTCTGCCGGTGCGTGTCTTTCACATCGCCGAGGTGCTCGCGGGCATGACGGAAGACCTTGACTCGCTGAGCTCAGTCATACCGACCGATCGATGA
- the glcF gene encoding glycolate oxidase subunit GlcF yields MQTRLTALAAASAHGQLADAILRKCVHCGFCNATCPTYQLRGDELDGPRGRIYQIKQCLEGLEPTRETQRHLDRCLTCLNCETTCPSGVDYGRLVDIGREWVDARVTRPWRERALRRALRLVLPKRGLFALLLGAGRLVRPLLPALLKQQMPRARPDRGPTPTAKRERRILLPDGCVQNTLAPTTQGAARRVFDYLGIEVIRVDEDGCCGAIDQHLGAAESARAAMRRNIDAWWPHVENGIEAIVITASGCGVVVKDYAQYLRDDPDYAGKAARVSALARDPVELIQPADVPKLGIEAWPRRIAFHAPCTLQHGQRLGGRTETLLEAAGFELTRVADSHLCCGSAGTYSILQRDWSQRLRSNKLKNLRAGAPALIATANIGCQLHLAEADGVPVVHWLELLDPSAKR; encoded by the coding sequence ATGCAAACTCGATTGACTGCCCTGGCCGCCGCGAGCGCGCACGGCCAACTGGCCGATGCCATCCTGCGCAAGTGCGTGCATTGCGGCTTCTGCAATGCGACCTGCCCGACGTATCAGCTGCGCGGCGATGAACTCGACGGTCCACGCGGCCGCATCTACCAGATCAAGCAATGCCTGGAAGGGCTTGAACCGACGCGCGAAACACAGCGTCACCTGGACCGCTGCCTGACTTGTCTGAACTGCGAGACGACCTGTCCGTCCGGCGTGGATTACGGGCGGCTGGTCGACATCGGCCGCGAGTGGGTCGACGCGCGCGTGACCAGACCCTGGCGTGAGCGTGCGCTGCGTCGTGCGCTGCGCCTGGTGCTGCCAAAACGTGGGCTGTTTGCACTCCTGCTCGGTGCCGGACGGCTCGTGCGTCCGCTGCTGCCGGCGCTGCTCAAACAGCAGATGCCGCGTGCACGGCCTGATCGCGGGCCAACGCCGACGGCGAAGCGCGAGCGGCGCATCCTGCTGCCGGACGGCTGTGTGCAGAACACGCTTGCGCCCACGACCCAGGGCGCCGCGCGGCGCGTGTTCGACTATCTCGGCATCGAGGTCATCCGCGTCGACGAAGACGGCTGCTGCGGCGCGATCGACCAGCACCTCGGCGCCGCCGAGTCCGCGCGCGCGGCGATGCGCCGGAACATCGATGCCTGGTGGCCGCATGTCGAGAACGGCATCGAGGCCATCGTCATCACGGCATCCGGCTGCGGCGTCGTGGTCAAGGACTACGCGCAGTATCTGCGCGACGATCCGGACTATGCCGGCAAGGCCGCGCGCGTATCCGCGCTCGCACGCGATCCGGTTGAACTCATACAGCCTGCCGACGTTCCGAAGCTTGGCATCGAGGCCTGGCCGCGGCGCATCGCGTTTCACGCACCCTGCACGCTCCAGCATGGCCAGCGGCTCGGCGGGCGCACGGAGACCCTGCTCGAAGCCGCGGGCTTCGAGCTCACGCGCGTGGCCGATTCACATCTGTGCTGCGGATCGGCCGGCACCTATTCGATCCTGCAACGCGACTGGTCGCAACGCCTGCGCTCGAACAAGCTGAAGAACCTTCGTGCCGGCGCGCCGGCGCTGATCGCAACGGCGAACATCGGCTGTCAGCTGCATCTTGCCGAAGCCGACGGCGTGCCGGTCGTGCACTGGCTCGAACTGCTGGACCCGTCCGCGAAACGTTGA
- a CDS encoding ABC transporter ATP-binding protein produces MIYHLRDVVRTRESEGGAFRLRVPSLQIALGEKIALIGQSGCGKTTLLDMLAFILQPSEIGAFRFRPVNATEALDVREHWQRRRLNRLGDLRSRHMGYVMQTGGLLPYLSVRENIGLSRRVLGLPDDDTVDILGRELGIARHLDKMPDQLSTGERQRVAIGRALAHRPSIVIADEPTASLDPIAAEKIMALFIGLVEEMNITVIVASHAWRHVKKLGLRRLKHRTCRTDDGLTTETTVSE; encoded by the coding sequence CTGATCTACCACCTGCGCGATGTCGTGCGCACCCGCGAGTCCGAGGGTGGTGCGTTTCGCCTGCGCGTGCCCAGCCTGCAGATCGCGCTCGGCGAGAAGATCGCACTGATCGGCCAGAGCGGTTGCGGCAAGACCACGCTGCTCGACATGCTGGCGTTCATCCTGCAACCGAGCGAGATCGGCGCGTTTCGTTTTCGTCCGGTCAATGCCACGGAAGCGCTGGATGTTCGTGAACACTGGCAGCGCCGGCGCCTGAACCGGCTTGGTGATCTGCGCAGCCGGCACATGGGCTACGTCATGCAGACCGGCGGGCTGCTGCCCTACCTCAGCGTGCGTGAAAACATCGGTCTTTCGCGGCGTGTGCTCGGTCTGCCCGATGACGACACGGTCGACATCCTCGGCCGTGAACTCGGCATCGCCAGACATCTGGACAAGATGCCCGACCAGCTCTCGACCGGTGAACGCCAGCGTGTTGCGATCGGCCGCGCGCTCGCGCACCGCCCGTCAATTGTCATCGCCGACGAGCCGACGGCGTCGCTCGATCCGATCGCCGCCGAGAAGATCATGGCGCTGTTCATCGGTCTCGTCGAGGAGATGAACATCACCGTCATCGTCGCGAGCCACGCCTGGCGGCACGTGAAAAAGCTCGGCCTGCGCCGGCTCAAGCACCGCACCTGTCGCACCGACGATGGTCTGACCACCGAAACCACGGTGAGTGAATGA
- the pabB gene encoding aminodeoxychorismate synthase component I produces the protein MLLDSAGASREVGRWDILVCDPVETLVFDGTRTETRNAAGSTHDSRPFLSVLRERLRAMAPTRPSSLPFTGGAVGYLGYDLARQIERLPSIAPADDRMPVCAIGLYDSAVLVDHATQRCELVGSPANATRRARIESLSERLAAGPPSAPAGRAFECRDGLHADRTTAEYHRAIERILAYIRDGDCYQVNYAQRLRARVAGDPWLAYCLLRELSEAPFSAYLNLPHGQVLSSSPERFLRLSGGVVRTEPIKGTRPRDDDPDQDAAWAAALAQSAKDRAENLMIVDLLRNDLGRVCRTGSIEVPQLWAVRSFANVHHLVSTITGVLREEVDAVGVLEATFPGGSITGAPKVRAMQIIDELEVARRGVYCGAIGYIGLDGRMDFNIAIRTMTLAAGELRFWAGGGIVADSSPDAEFAETIAKAATMRRVLSCG, from the coding sequence ATGCTGCTCGACAGCGCGGGTGCGTCGCGCGAGGTCGGGCGCTGGGACATTCTGGTCTGCGACCCGGTCGAAACGCTGGTCTTTGACGGAACCCGCACGGAGACTCGCAACGCCGCCGGCAGCACTCACGACAGCCGGCCGTTTCTGAGTGTTCTGCGCGAACGCCTGCGCGCAATGGCACCGACCCGCCCGTCGTCGTTGCCGTTCACCGGGGGCGCGGTCGGTTATCTCGGCTATGACCTCGCCCGGCAGATCGAACGCCTGCCGTCGATCGCACCCGCGGACGATCGCATGCCGGTGTGCGCGATCGGATTGTATGACTCCGCAGTGCTGGTCGATCACGCGACGCAACGCTGTGAACTCGTCGGCTCCCCCGCCAACGCAACGCGGCGCGCGCGCATCGAGTCGCTGTCCGAGCGACTGGCCGCCGGTCCCCCATCCGCACCCGCCGGCAGGGCGTTCGAATGTCGCGACGGCCTGCACGCCGACCGCACAACGGCCGAATATCACCGGGCAATCGAACGCATCCTTGCGTACATCCGCGACGGCGACTGCTATCAGGTCAACTACGCGCAACGCCTGCGCGCGCGTGTCGCGGGTGATCCGTGGCTCGCGTACTGCCTGCTGAGGGAGCTTTCCGAAGCGCCGTTTTCCGCGTACCTGAACCTCCCGCACGGACAGGTACTGTCAAGCTCACCGGAACGCTTTCTGCGTTTGAGCGGCGGCGTCGTGCGCACCGAACCCATCAAGGGTACGCGCCCGCGCGACGACGACCCGGACCAGGACGCCGCCTGGGCCGCCGCGCTGGCGCAGAGCGCGAAGGACCGCGCCGAAAACCTGATGATCGTCGATCTGCTGCGCAATGATCTGGGCCGGGTCTGCCGCACCGGCAGTATCGAGGTGCCGCAGCTGTGGGCGGTACGCAGTTTCGCGAACGTGCACCATCTGGTCAGCACGATCACCGGCGTGTTGCGTGAGGAGGTCGACGCGGTCGGTGTGCTGGAGGCCACCTTCCCCGGCGGCTCCATCACCGGCGCGCCAAAGGTGCGCGCCATGCAGATCATCGATGAGCTGGAAGTCGCGCGCCGTGGCGTGTACTGCGGCGCGATCGGTTACATCGGGCTGGACGGACGCATGGACTTCAACATCGCGATCCGCACCATGACGCTGGCGGCCGGGGAACTGCGTTTCTGGGCCGGCGGCGGCATCGTGGCCGATTCCAGTCCGGATGCTGAATTTGCCGAAACCATTGCGAAGGCCGCGACCATGCGCCGCGTGCTCAGCTGCGGGTAG
- a CDS encoding LUD domain-containing protein, producing MSDARESILAALRLAASRAAPVERGGHFRPPAGGDVVEAFVLKVPGTAASLERLPNAGAVPSAVDAYRLKLGLNGPVAIAPALAKLEWPAELPTAPIRQAELAVTVAQAGIAETGTLLLTSGPETPTTLNFLPDHALVVLNTTQIVADLDAALATLDPDAMPRAVNFVTGPSRTADVEQTIQLGAHGPRSLHILLLTSA from the coding sequence TTGAGCGACGCGCGCGAATCGATCCTGGCCGCGCTGCGGCTGGCCGCCAGCCGCGCCGCACCCGTGGAACGCGGCGGGCATTTTCGTCCGCCCGCCGGTGGCGATGTCGTCGAGGCGTTCGTTCTCAAAGTGCCGGGCACGGCGGCAAGCCTTGAACGTCTTCCGAATGCTGGCGCGGTGCCCTCTGCCGTCGACGCCTATCGGTTGAAACTCGGCCTGAACGGGCCCGTCGCCATCGCACCGGCACTGGCGAAACTCGAATGGCCCGCCGAACTGCCGACCGCCCCGATCCGGCAGGCCGAACTGGCCGTCACCGTCGCGCAGGCCGGCATCGCGGAGACCGGCACGCTGCTACTGACCTCCGGGCCCGAGACACCGACGACACTGAATTTTCTGCCCGACCACGCGCTGGTGGTGCTGAATACCACGCAGATCGTCGCGGATCTCGATGCGGCGCTGGCGACACTGGACCCGGACGCGATGCCGCGTGCCGTCAACTTCGTGACCGGCCCGTCCCGCACGGCCGATGTCGAACAGACCATCCAACTCGGTGCCCATGGTCCGCGCAGTCTGCACATCCTGCTGCTGACCAGCGCCTGA
- a CDS encoding VWA domain-containing protein: MTRMHWLLRGALALFAIVTAAATAATERPLLIPGKQSLYQRVIAVPGAQLVDAPGAPTGKPVTPFTAYYVYAREGGAVQVGTGRYGNTAGWIAAAQTIDWNQGLTVAFRNPDAHSRSLLFRDAATLKALAQGPDLTTYRRLYQEAEDGRSGPDSPVVAIQPARHVDLSKEFYLVPIREHEDLYVGSERARLLRVASVPLEEPKSEVSAAAAVAEPIPLRAGLVFAIDATLSMQPYIDRTREAVQKIYDSLAGAGLSGDVSFGLVAFRDDPAAAPGLGYRTRTFVTLDEGRNAASFLDGVASLDAATQSSRDFREDSYAGVLRAIENMNWDAHQARYVVLITDAGARDPGDPLSGTGLDANRLRRIAQEKGIAVFVLHLLTPSVYSDHEVAARQYRELAQVPGIGSLYYGVRTGDVREFGEVLDALAAQITAQVRATPAAVARAVQRAPESDNPRLAELSRTVAKLGYALRMKYLGKSVDGSVPSVFDAWLVDHDPFEPARQTLDVHVLLTRDQLSDLHDVLRRVLITAEEGLLSPQNFLNELKSLAATVTRDPDRIGATTATTAGRGQSLAELGFMAEYIEDLPYTGEVMNLSLADWQTWPAQRQIDFLHRLEAKIDYYRALHEHADLWVSLDGGPIGGDSVFPVALEALP, from the coding sequence ATGACACGCATGCATTGGCTGCTGCGCGGGGCCCTGGCCCTGTTTGCGATCGTGACGGCTGCCGCGACGGCGGCGACCGAGCGCCCGCTGCTGATTCCCGGCAAACAAAGCCTCTACCAGCGCGTGATCGCGGTGCCTGGCGCGCAGCTCGTCGACGCTCCGGGCGCACCGACCGGCAAGCCGGTAACGCCGTTCACGGCCTACTATGTGTATGCCCGCGAGGGCGGCGCCGTGCAGGTCGGCACCGGCCGTTACGGCAACACCGCCGGCTGGATCGCCGCCGCCCAGACCATCGACTGGAACCAGGGCCTGACGGTCGCCTTCCGCAATCCCGATGCCCACAGCCGCAGCCTGCTGTTTCGCGACGCGGCCACGCTGAAGGCCCTCGCGCAGGGGCCGGACCTCACCACCTACCGGCGGCTGTACCAGGAGGCCGAAGACGGCCGTTCAGGGCCGGACAGCCCCGTGGTCGCCATCCAGCCCGCGCGCCATGTGGATCTCAGCAAGGAGTTCTACTTGGTGCCGATTCGCGAGCACGAGGACCTTTACGTCGGCAGCGAGCGCGCGCGCCTGCTGCGCGTCGCCAGTGTGCCGCTCGAAGAACCGAAGTCTGAGGTGTCCGCTGCCGCAGCGGTCGCCGAGCCGATTCCGCTGCGCGCGGGGCTGGTGTTTGCGATCGACGCGACGCTGTCCATGCAGCCGTATATCGATCGCACGCGCGAGGCCGTGCAGAAAATCTACGACAGCCTTGCCGGCGCCGGCCTCAGCGGCGACGTGAGTTTCGGGCTGGTCGCTTTCCGCGACGATCCGGCGGCAGCCCCCGGGCTCGGCTATCGCACCCGCACGTTTGTGACATTGGACGAGGGCCGCAACGCCGCGAGTTTCCTCGACGGCGTTGCGTCGCTGGATGCCGCGACGCAGTCGAGCCGTGACTTCCGCGAGGATTCCTACGCCGGCGTGCTGCGTGCGATCGAGAACATGAACTGGGATGCGCACCAGGCGCGTTACGTAGTGCTGATCACCGATGCTGGCGCACGTGATCCCGGTGATCCGCTTTCCGGAACCGGGCTGGACGCTAACCGCCTGCGCCGGATCGCCCAGGAAAAAGGCATCGCGGTATTCGTGCTGCATCTGCTCACCCCATCGGTGTATTCCGATCACGAGGTCGCGGCACGCCAATACCGCGAACTCGCGCAGGTGCCGGGCATCGGCAGCCTCTATTACGGTGTGCGGACCGGCGATGTGCGGGAGTTCGGCGAGGTGCTGGATGCGCTTGCCGCGCAGATCACCGCTCAGGTGCGCGCCACGCCCGCCGCCGTGGCCCGTGCCGTGCAGCGCGCGCCGGAGAGCGACAATCCGCGTCTCGCGGAACTGTCGCGCACGGTGGCGAAGCTCGGTTACGCCCTTCGCATGAAATACCTCGGCAAGTCGGTTGACGGTTCGGTGCCATCGGTATTCGACGCCTGGCTGGTCGATCACGATCCGTTCGAGCCGGCGCGCCAGACCCTCGACGTTCATGTGCTGCTGACGCGCGATCAGTTGTCTGATCTGCACGACGTGCTGCGCCGGGTCCTGATCACGGCCGAAGAGGGCCTGCTCTCGCCGCAGAACTTCCTCAACGAGCTCAAGAGCCTCGCCGCCACGGTCACGCGCGATCCCGATCGCATCGGCGCGACGACGGCCACCACGGCCGGTCGCGGTCAGAGTCTCGCCGAACTGGGCTTCATGGCCGAGTACATCGAAGATCTGCCGTACACGGGCGAGGTGATGAACCTTTCGCTTGCCGACTGGCAGACTTGGCCCGCGCAGCGGCAGATCGACTTCCTGCATCGACTCGAGGCGAAGATCGACTACTACCGCGCGCTGCACGAACACGCCGATCTGTGGGTCAGCCTCGATGGCGGGCCGATCGGCGGGGATTCGGTATTCCCGGTCGCGCTGGAAGCCCTTCCCTGA
- a CDS encoding DUF3365 domain-containing protein, whose amino-acid sequence MIFRPALPVLAAALLGFGTANAGDLDDRVANSRVAANTLLNALKDRVTEVARAKGPVEAAKTCNLEALPMTKRISEEQGFQVGRTSHLLRQPKNAPDTWEQAGLDEFMKRKAAGEKLAGMERYEVVTEDGKPVFRYMRAIEMGGVCYNCHGKLRREVAKAIDEMYPNDKARDLNPGDLRGAFTIRQPM is encoded by the coding sequence ATGATCTTTCGCCCCGCCCTGCCCGTTCTCGCCGCCGCGCTGCTGGGTTTCGGCACCGCGAACGCCGGTGATCTCGACGACCGTGTCGCCAACAGCCGCGTCGCCGCGAACACCCTGCTCAACGCCCTGAAGGACCGCGTGACGGAAGTCGCACGGGCCAAGGGTCCGGTCGAGGCCGCCAAGACCTGCAACCTGGAGGCGCTGCCGATGACAAAGCGCATCTCCGAGGAGCAGGGATTCCAGGTCGGCCGCACCAGCCATCTGCTGCGCCAGCCCAAGAACGCGCCGGACACCTGGGAGCAGGCCGGGCTGGACGAGTTCATGAAACGCAAGGCGGCCGGCGAAAAGCTCGCCGGCATGGAGCGCTACGAGGTGGTCACCGAAGACGGCAAGCCGGTGTTCCGTTACATGCGGGCCATCGAGATGGGCGGGGTCTGCTACAACTGCCACGGCAAGCTGCGCCGCGAAGTCGCGAAGGCCATCGACGAGATGTACCCGAACGACAAGGCGCGCGACCTGAACCCGGGCGATCTGCGCGGGGCGTTCACGATCCGTCAGCCGATGTAG
- a CDS encoding sel1 repeat family protein, which yields MQEPLQLDEHLRPPRKRSNVGWLLGLAAVVVVAILAWRWVTAPVSRPEPVTAALPSPAGAPPVSGSVVPSVSTGLPKAGAPVTGELPPVPAALAPVRPAEPGAVARALIAELETAGDANAAATAAARAFALAGEGRTTDAYLLYFYAARGGDAEAAFKLGESSDPLNVAPADQRLRPADPVQAHKWYSRAVAAGHVQAGERLGALRRFVEQAAATGDIEAQRLVLQWR from the coding sequence ATGCAAGAACCCCTGCAACTCGACGAGCACCTGCGCCCGCCGCGCAAGCGTAGCAACGTCGGCTGGCTGCTCGGTCTTGCGGCCGTCGTGGTGGTCGCGATCCTGGCTTGGCGCTGGGTCACGGCCCCGGTATCGCGGCCGGAGCCGGTCACGGCGGCCCTGCCGAGTCCGGCCGGCGCGCCGCCTGTTTCGGGCTCGGTCGTACCGTCCGTGTCGACCGGACTGCCGAAGGCCGGTGCACCGGTCACCGGCGAACTGCCGCCCGTACCCGCCGCGCTGGCGCCGGTCCGCCCGGCCGAGCCCGGCGCGGTCGCGCGCGCCCTGATCGCGGAACTCGAAACCGCCGGCGACGCCAATGCCGCCGCCACCGCAGCCGCGCGCGCATTCGCGCTTGCGGGCGAGGGGCGGACGACGGACGCCTATCTGCTGTATTTCTATGCCGCACGCGGTGGTGATGCGGAGGCCGCGTTCAAGCTCGGCGAGTCGTCCGATCCGCTGAACGTCGCGCCAGCCGACCAGCGCCTGCGTCCGGCCGACCCGGTACAGGCGCACAAGTGGTATTCGCGCGCGGTGGCGGCCGGTCATGTTCAGGCCGGCGAGCGGCTCGGCGCATTGCGGCGCTTTGTCGAGCAGGCCGCGGCTACCGGTGATATCGAGGCGCAACGACTGGTTCTGCAATGGCGATGA
- a CDS encoding ABC transporter permease: MIGRTARLAARDYRHEWQISGCFVLALAAVLGPMMVLFGLKFGIVGGMLQNLIDDPRNREIVPIASGRYQPGWIENLAGREDIAFIVPRTRSIAAIVELSSSASTRIVTAEVLPSGPGDPVLVPDAPPPDSYDRVVLSRAAAEKLGVGEGDRISASLAREFQGRKERVHLSLKVAALAPAGAFARDGVFVALPLIEALEDYRDGRAVPALQWEGARAQTPEERNYPGFRLYTRSIYDVANLSAEFQKLGIEVRNRAEDIALVQRMDRNLTGVYWAIAIIGLVGFSLSLGASLWANVDRKRRELSILRLVGFRTGDIIWFPVFQSLLTGFLGWALACAIYFGAAGAINTVLSTQLDAGQKVARLLPEHFGIALALTLGAAIISAALAGLRAARIEPADGLREV, encoded by the coding sequence ATGATCGGTCGCACCGCAAGGCTCGCGGCGCGCGACTATCGCCACGAGTGGCAGATCTCCGGCTGCTTCGTGCTCGCGCTGGCGGCCGTGCTCGGGCCGATGATGGTGCTGTTCGGGCTGAAGTTCGGCATCGTCGGCGGCATGCTGCAAAACCTGATCGATGACCCGCGCAACCGCGAGATCGTACCGATCGCCTCCGGCCGTTATCAGCCAGGCTGGATCGAGAATCTCGCCGGTCGTGAGGACATCGCATTCATCGTGCCGCGCACGCGATCGATCGCCGCGATCGTGGAACTTTCGAGCAGCGCGTCCACGCGCATCGTCACCGCCGAAGTCCTGCCGTCCGGGCCGGGTGATCCGGTGCTGGTGCCCGATGCACCGCCACCGGATTCCTACGATCGTGTCGTGCTGTCGCGCGCCGCGGCGGAAAAGCTCGGCGTGGGCGAGGGCGATCGCATCAGTGCCAGCCTGGCGCGGGAGTTCCAGGGCCGCAAGGAACGCGTGCATCTGTCGCTCAAGGTCGCGGCACTTGCGCCGGCGGGTGCGTTCGCACGCGATGGCGTGTTCGTTGCGCTGCCCCTGATCGAAGCCCTGGAAGACTACCGTGACGGCCGTGCGGTGCCGGCGCTGCAATGGGAAGGTGCACGCGCGCAGACGCCGGAGGAACGCAACTACCCGGGGTTTCGCCTGTATACGCGCTCGATCTACGATGTGGCGAACCTGAGCGCCGAGTTCCAGAAACTCGGCATCGAGGTGCGCAACCGGGCCGAGGACATCGCACTGGTGCAACGCATGGATCGCAATCTCACGGGCGTGTACTGGGCCATTGCGATCATTGGTCTGGTCGGTTTTTCGCTGTCGCTCGGTGCGAGCCTGTGGGCGAATGTCGATCGCAAGCGTCGCGAGCTGTCCATCCTGCGACTGGTCGGCTTTCGCACCGGCGACATCATCTGGTTTCCGGTGTTTCAGTCGCTGCTGACGGGCTTCCTCGGCTGGGCACTGGCCTGCGCGATCTATTTCGGCGCGGCCGGTGCGATCAACACCGTTCTTTCGACACAACTCGATGCGGGACAGAAGGTCGCGCGCCTGTTGCCGGAACACTTTGGCATCGCGCTGGCACTCACGCTGGGGGCGGCCATCATCTCGGCCGCGCTCGCGGGGCTGCGCGCCGCGCGCATAGAACCCGCAGATGGTCTGCGGGAAGTCTAG